From a region of the Citricoccus muralis genome:
- a CDS encoding DHA2 family efflux MFS transporter permease subunit: MPATEKPQTTPAGAALPTATSSLPPGASRVISLLVVAAFVVILNETVMSVALPNLMTEFAIGASTAQWITTAFMLTMAVVIPITGYLLTRLPLRTVFIIAMSSFLVGTLLAAVAPTFFALVLGRVVQAIGTAIMMPLLMTTVLNVVPSNRRGRTMGVISIVIAVAPAIGPTLGGVILDALNWRWMFWIMLPIAAIALVLGATMISNVTETRRLPLDVLSVVLAALGFAGLVFGLSSIGSAAEGSALITPWIPLTVGALSLAVFAWRQLGLRDHALLDVRAFGTSTFTMALVMMCIGMMGMFGTLITLPIYLQTVLGLDAMHTGLTLLPGGLLMGVMGLFVGRLFDRVGARPLVIPGTAIVATALWGMTTLTADSGQGTVIAWHMLLNAGLSFMFAPLMTAALGSLPRRLYSHGSAILSTLQQVAGAAGTAVFITVMTTTTLSSTAEGADMVEATMSGIHNAMVWGAVISLVAFAGSFFVKSVPADEEPDAVAHSPAPAPAPENTPVH; the protein is encoded by the coding sequence ATGCCGGCTACCGAGAAACCCCAGACCACCCCCGCCGGCGCTGCACTGCCGACCGCGACTTCCAGCCTTCCCCCGGGAGCCAGCCGCGTCATCTCGCTGCTCGTCGTCGCGGCCTTCGTGGTGATCCTCAATGAGACCGTCATGTCTGTGGCGCTACCGAACCTGATGACCGAGTTCGCCATCGGCGCCTCCACGGCCCAGTGGATCACCACTGCGTTCATGCTGACCATGGCTGTGGTCATCCCCATCACCGGTTACCTGCTGACCCGCCTTCCCCTGCGCACCGTGTTCATCATCGCGATGTCCAGCTTCTTGGTCGGCACCTTGCTGGCCGCCGTCGCGCCGACCTTCTTCGCGCTGGTCCTGGGCCGCGTGGTCCAGGCGATCGGCACGGCCATCATGATGCCGCTGCTGATGACCACGGTGCTGAACGTGGTCCCCTCGAACCGCCGCGGCCGGACCATGGGCGTCATCTCCATCGTCATCGCCGTGGCCCCGGCCATCGGCCCCACCCTGGGCGGTGTCATCCTGGATGCACTCAACTGGCGCTGGATGTTCTGGATCATGCTCCCGATCGCCGCGATCGCCCTCGTCCTGGGTGCCACGATGATCAGCAATGTCACGGAGACCCGGCGCCTGCCGCTGGACGTGCTCTCCGTGGTGTTGGCCGCGCTCGGCTTCGCCGGGCTGGTCTTCGGCCTGAGCAGCATCGGTTCCGCCGCCGAGGGCAGCGCGCTGATCACCCCCTGGATCCCGCTCACTGTGGGCGCCCTCTCCCTGGCCGTGTTCGCCTGGCGCCAGCTTGGCCTGCGTGACCACGCGCTGCTAGACGTTCGGGCTTTCGGCACCTCCACGTTCACGATGGCCCTGGTGATGATGTGCATCGGCATGATGGGCATGTTCGGTACCCTCATCACGTTGCCGATCTACCTGCAGACGGTCTTGGGTCTCGATGCCATGCACACCGGGCTGACCCTGCTGCCCGGCGGCCTGCTCATGGGCGTGATGGGGCTCTTCGTCGGCCGGTTGTTCGACCGCGTCGGCGCCCGCCCGCTGGTGATCCCCGGGACCGCCATCGTCGCCACCGCCCTGTGGGGGATGACCACCCTGACCGCGGACAGCGGCCAGGGGACCGTCATCGCCTGGCACATGCTGCTCAACGCGGGCCTGTCCTTCATGTTCGCGCCACTGATGACGGCGGCACTCGGCTCCCTGCCCCGCCGCCTGTACTCGCACGGTTCGGCCATCCTGTCCACCCTGCAACAGGTGGCAGGTGCCGCCGGCACCGCCGTGTTCATCACCGTCATGACCACGACCACTCTCAGCAGCACCGCCGAGGGTGCAGACATGGTCGAGGCCACCATGTCCGGCATCCACAATGCCATGGTCTGGGGCGCGGTCATCTCGCTCGTGGCCTTCGCCGGGTCCTTCTTCGTGAAGTCCGTCCCGGCCGATGAGGAGCCTGACGCCGTCGCCCACTCCCCGGCGCCGGCACCGGCCCCGGAGAACACCCCCGTCCACTGA
- a CDS encoding MFS transporter — translation MASTNILSGKKRVLASAFAGTTIEWYDFYLYGTAAALIFNVQFFPMATELGGIVASFATLAVGVIARPLGGIIAGHLGDRIGRKALLVASLVLMGVASTLIGLMPTFEVIGWWAVVGLVILRILQGLSAGAEWGGSALLSVEHAPARHRGFFGSFTQIGSSAGMLLATGAFFIMQNIMSAEQFAAFGWRIPFLLSALLVAVGLWIRLGVADAPEFLEHQASGNVAKAPLKELLVHHRRPLLVTIGLRLAQNAIYYLVTVYMLTYLRDVREDSSSGVTAVMVASAIGLFSTPFWGWLSDRIGRRIMSAAAYAAIGVFGWVLFAFLDAGPLAFLPLVVILGINVIHDAIYGPQAAWFAEQFPVHVRYSGVSLGYQVGTVLGGGLMPMIAALLFAAGGEAPWLIAGYLTVLSVISVAAALAAKDPASQQRGTELTDLHAVPVLGDPALSSEQLAAAGTTAGAATDPDRPAENTSERTTV, via the coding sequence ATGGCGTCCACGAACATCCTCTCCGGCAAGAAGCGGGTCCTGGCCTCCGCCTTCGCCGGCACCACCATCGAGTGGTACGACTTCTACCTCTACGGCACGGCAGCGGCGCTGATCTTCAACGTCCAGTTCTTCCCGATGGCCACCGAACTGGGCGGGATCGTCGCCTCCTTCGCGACCCTCGCCGTTGGGGTGATCGCCCGACCGCTGGGCGGGATCATCGCCGGGCACCTGGGGGACCGGATCGGCCGCAAGGCGCTGTTGGTCGCGTCCCTGGTGCTGATGGGGGTGGCCTCCACCCTGATCGGGCTGATGCCCACCTTCGAAGTCATCGGCTGGTGGGCCGTCGTCGGGCTGGTGATCCTGCGGATCCTCCAGGGCCTGTCCGCCGGGGCCGAATGGGGCGGTTCGGCGCTGCTGAGCGTGGAGCATGCGCCGGCACGGCACCGCGGTTTCTTCGGATCCTTTACTCAGATCGGCTCCTCCGCCGGCATGCTGCTGGCCACCGGCGCGTTCTTCATCATGCAGAACATCATGAGCGCCGAGCAGTTCGCCGCCTTCGGCTGGCGCATCCCGTTCCTGCTCTCCGCGCTGCTGGTGGCCGTCGGCCTGTGGATCCGGCTCGGCGTGGCCGATGCCCCGGAGTTCCTGGAGCACCAGGCCTCGGGCAATGTGGCCAAGGCACCCCTGAAGGAGCTACTGGTCCACCACCGGCGGCCACTGCTGGTCACCATCGGCCTGCGGTTGGCCCAGAACGCCATCTATTACCTCGTCACCGTGTACATGCTGACCTACCTGAGGGACGTGCGAGAGGACAGCTCCTCCGGCGTGACCGCGGTGATGGTGGCCTCGGCCATCGGCCTGTTCTCCACGCCGTTCTGGGGCTGGCTGTCCGACCGGATCGGCCGCCGGATCATGTCCGCGGCCGCCTATGCCGCCATCGGGGTCTTTGGCTGGGTCCTCTTCGCCTTCCTCGACGCCGGCCCCCTCGCCTTCCTGCCCCTCGTGGTGATCCTGGGCATCAACGTCATCCATGACGCGATCTACGGGCCGCAGGCGGCGTGGTTCGCCGAGCAGTTCCCCGTCCACGTCCGGTACTCGGGCGTGAGCCTGGGCTACCAGGTCGGCACCGTCCTGGGCGGCGGGCTGATGCCGATGATCGCTGCCCTACTGTTCGCCGCCGGCGGGGAAGCTCCATGGTTGATCGCCGGCTACCTGACGGTGCTGTCCGTCATCTCTGTCGCCGCCGCGCTGGCGGCGAAGGATCCGGCCAGCCAGCAACGCGGCACGGAGCTCACGGACCTGCACGCCGTCCCGGTGCTGGGCGATCCCGCACTGTCCTCCGAGCAACTCGCCGCAGCCGGCACCACAGCAGGCGCTGCAACTGACCCCGATCGTCCCGCCGAGAATACGTCTGAAAGGACGACTGTATGA
- a CDS encoding siderophore-interacting protein, which translates to MSTSPSVRGGARPPRQPKPPVLLEVVATERISAHLVRLTLGGPGFADYQDKDATDKYIKLMFADPALGLTMPYDMENLRETLPPEKMPVRRTYTVRSVDHRAGTLTVDFVVHGDEGLAGPWAANARIGDPVTFGGPGGMYLPDPAADWHLLAGDESAVPAISSALEAMPSDAVGLAIIEATGPEDEVALTAPEGIEVTWLHRGGIFTPESTKLAHAVIEAPWREGDVQVFAHGEREMVKDLRRYLADVRGVDRRRMSLSAYWAYGRAEEAFQAEKSEPIGQIFPDA; encoded by the coding sequence ATGTCTACGTCCCCCTCCGTGCGCGGTGGTGCCCGTCCTCCGCGCCAGCCCAAGCCGCCGGTCCTGCTCGAGGTGGTCGCCACCGAGCGGATCAGCGCGCACCTGGTGCGCCTGACGCTGGGCGGGCCGGGGTTCGCGGACTACCAGGACAAGGACGCCACGGACAAGTACATCAAGCTGATGTTCGCGGATCCGGCGCTGGGCCTGACGATGCCCTATGACATGGAGAATCTCCGCGAGACCCTGCCCCCGGAGAAGATGCCCGTGCGCCGCACCTACACGGTGCGGTCCGTGGACCATCGCGCGGGCACCCTCACCGTCGACTTCGTGGTGCACGGAGACGAGGGCCTCGCCGGCCCCTGGGCGGCCAACGCCAGGATCGGCGACCCCGTCACCTTCGGGGGCCCCGGCGGGATGTACCTCCCGGACCCGGCGGCCGACTGGCACCTGCTGGCCGGGGACGAGTCAGCCGTTCCCGCCATCTCCTCCGCGCTGGAGGCCATGCCCTCGGACGCCGTCGGCCTCGCCATCATCGAGGCCACCGGGCCGGAGGACGAGGTCGCCCTGACCGCCCCAGAGGGCATCGAGGTCACCTGGCTGCACCGCGGCGGCATCTTCACGCCGGAGTCCACCAAACTGGCCCACGCGGTCATCGAGGCGCCCTGGCGCGAGGGCGACGTCCAGGTGTTCGCCCACGGCGAGCGGGAGATGGTGAAGGATCTGCGCCGATATCTCGCGGACGTCCGCGGAGTGGACCGCCGGCGGATGTCCCTGTCCGCCTACTGGGCCTACGGCCGCGCCGAAGAGGCCTTCCAGGCTGA
- a CDS encoding acyl-CoA dehydrogenase, producing the protein MTATPRTIAAVRPGANLSDGLPTDYAGLKRHFQPHFEDIAAGSLARELNRELPFDAVRSLDEAGFGTLRVPVIHGGPEVSLQDFFHLLIDLAEADSNVAHIYRSHYGFLEALRFQPRDIQDAWYPLVLAGATVGNASTEKGGNALGGLNTTLTPTSDGMELNGQKFYATASIFSDYTRVSAARADADGALLDGRQFAVVATDAEGVVLEDDWDGFGQKLTGTGTATFTKVTVPAHSVLDRVPGSAEAVHEAAFFQLVLLAVLAGIARASRRDAVATIASRKRTFNTGSGLPFREDPLIQEAAGRIAGKAFTAEATVLHAARALDAGIAAAEAAGADRPDFTGDVPAELYGSELAIEHATITVPELGIGAAQDLFLTVGASATSTKKALDRHWRNAQTVATHNPIAFRARSLGDYWINGTLPEGLNAIGDAKGGQG; encoded by the coding sequence ATGACCGCGACACCCCGCACCATCGCCGCCGTCCGGCCCGGCGCGAACCTCAGCGACGGCCTGCCCACGGACTACGCTGGCCTCAAGAGGCACTTCCAGCCGCACTTCGAGGACATCGCGGCGGGGTCCCTGGCCCGGGAGCTGAACCGCGAACTGCCCTTCGACGCCGTCCGGAGCCTGGACGAGGCCGGGTTCGGGACCCTGCGGGTCCCGGTGATCCACGGCGGTCCGGAGGTCAGCCTCCAGGATTTCTTTCACCTGCTGATCGACCTGGCCGAGGCCGACTCCAACGTGGCCCACATCTACCGCTCCCACTACGGCTTCCTCGAGGCCCTGCGCTTCCAGCCGCGGGACATCCAGGACGCCTGGTACCCGCTGGTCCTGGCCGGCGCCACGGTGGGCAACGCCTCCACGGAGAAGGGTGGCAATGCGCTGGGCGGTCTGAACACCACGCTGACCCCGACTTCCGACGGGATGGAGCTCAACGGGCAGAAGTTCTACGCCACCGCCTCTATCTTCTCCGACTACACCCGCGTCTCGGCCGCCCGTGCCGACGCCGACGGCGCGCTGCTCGACGGCCGGCAGTTCGCCGTGGTGGCCACCGACGCCGAGGGGGTCGTCCTGGAGGACGACTGGGATGGCTTCGGCCAGAAGCTCACGGGCACCGGCACGGCGACCTTCACGAAGGTCACGGTGCCCGCCCACAGCGTGCTCGATCGGGTACCCGGGTCTGCCGAGGCCGTCCACGAGGCCGCCTTCTTCCAGCTCGTGCTGCTGGCGGTCCTGGCCGGGATCGCCCGTGCCTCCCGGCGGGATGCCGTCGCGACCATCGCCTCTCGCAAGCGCACCTTCAACACTGGGTCCGGCCTGCCGTTCCGTGAGGATCCGTTGATCCAGGAGGCCGCCGGCCGCATCGCCGGGAAGGCCTTCACCGCCGAGGCCACGGTGCTCCACGCCGCCCGCGCGCTGGATGCCGGCATCGCCGCCGCCGAGGCCGCAGGAGCCGACCGTCCGGACTTCACCGGTGACGTGCCCGCCGAGCTCTACGGTTCCGAGCTGGCCATCGAACACGCCACCATCACGGTGCCGGAGCTGGGCATCGGAGCCGCCCAGGACCTGTTCCTCACCGTGGGCGCCTCCGCCACCTCCACGAAGAAGGCCCTGGACCGCCATTGGCGCAACGCCCAGACCGTGGCCACGCACAACCCCATCGCCTTCCGGGCCCGGTCCCTGGGGGACTACTGGATCAACGGGACCCTGCCCGAGGGGCTCAACGCGATCGGCGATGCGAAGGGCGGCCAGGGCTGA
- a CDS encoding LLM class flavin-dependent oxidoreductase has product MTRPLLLNAFDMMVPVHQSPGLWRHPESGVSGFDTLEYWTGLARTLERGGFASLFLADIPGVYDVYRDSTDATLRGGVQVPLLDPLVVVPAMAAVTERLGYGITASVTYEAPYLLARTFATLDHLTRGRIAWNVVTSYQDSAARNLGMDQQIPHDERYDRADEYLEVMYKLFEGSFEEGAVVADRERGVFVDPEKVHPVGHRGTFFSVPDQALTHPGPQGTPFLFQAGASKRGQDFALDHAEAIFLIGNTTSLVRQWVDGIRAGLAERGRTRDAIRIFTMATVVVADTDEEAQARLEGYREFVDIDGALALFGGWTGVDLDGSDPDAPLEYIKTEANQSALAAFTKLSPDRTWTVRDLAEFIAIGGRGPVIAGSPQTVVDELIRWQEATDVDGFNISAAVRPADLERFSDLVSPELRRRGLLPEEPAEGAGVGTLREVILGAGPRLADDHRGAAFRR; this is encoded by the coding sequence ATGACCCGCCCCCTCCTCCTGAACGCCTTCGACATGATGGTCCCGGTGCACCAGTCCCCGGGCCTCTGGAGGCACCCGGAGTCCGGGGTTTCCGGGTTCGACACCCTGGAGTACTGGACGGGGCTGGCCCGCACCCTGGAGCGGGGCGGGTTCGCCTCCCTCTTCCTGGCGGACATCCCCGGCGTGTATGACGTCTACCGGGACTCCACCGACGCCACGCTGCGGGGCGGCGTGCAGGTTCCCCTGCTGGACCCGCTCGTGGTGGTGCCCGCCATGGCCGCCGTGACCGAGCGCCTCGGTTACGGGATCACCGCCTCCGTCACCTACGAGGCGCCGTACCTGCTCGCCCGCACCTTCGCGACCCTGGACCACCTGACCCGCGGCCGCATCGCCTGGAACGTGGTGACCTCCTACCAGGACTCGGCGGCCCGGAACCTCGGCATGGACCAGCAGATCCCGCATGACGAGCGCTACGACCGCGCGGACGAGTACCTGGAGGTGATGTACAAGCTCTTCGAAGGATCCTTCGAGGAGGGGGCCGTGGTGGCCGACCGGGAACGCGGCGTCTTCGTGGATCCGGAGAAGGTCCACCCCGTGGGCCACCGGGGCACGTTCTTCTCCGTGCCGGACCAGGCCCTGACCCATCCCGGCCCCCAGGGCACCCCCTTCCTGTTCCAGGCAGGGGCCTCGAAGCGCGGTCAGGACTTCGCCCTGGACCACGCCGAGGCCATCTTCCTGATCGGCAACACCACCTCCCTTGTCCGCCAGTGGGTGGACGGCATCCGCGCCGGACTGGCCGAGCGCGGGCGCACGCGGGACGCCATCCGGATCTTCACCATGGCCACCGTGGTGGTCGCGGACACGGACGAGGAGGCCCAAGCCCGGCTCGAGGGCTACCGGGAGTTCGTGGACATCGATGGCGCCCTGGCCCTGTTCGGCGGATGGACCGGGGTGGACCTGGACGGCTCGGATCCGGACGCCCCGCTGGAGTACATCAAGACCGAGGCGAACCAGTCGGCGCTCGCGGCCTTCACCAAGCTGTCGCCAGACCGGACCTGGACGGTGCGGGACCTCGCCGAGTTCATCGCCATCGGCGGCCGCGGACCGGTGATCGCCGGCTCTCCGCAGACCGTGGTCGACGAGCTGATCCGCTGGCAGGAGGCCACGGACGTGGACGGCTTCAACATCTCGGCGGCCGTCCGCCCCGCGGACCTCGAGCGGTTCTCAGACCTGGTGTCTCCCGAGCTGCGGCGGCGCGGACTGCTGCCGGAAGAACCGGCCGAGGGGGCCGGCGTCGGGACCCTCCGCGAGGTGATCCTGGGCGCCGGCCCGCGCCTGGCGGACGACCACCGCGGTGCCGCCTTCCGGCGCTGA